A window of Bacteroidota bacterium genomic DNA:
CTCCCCGAGGTCCACGCCGCCTTCGTCCCGGTCGAAGAAGCCGTCCGCTCAGGCGATGCGGCTGCCGTCCAGGCCGCCGTCGACGAAGCCTTCCGCACAACACCGAAGATCTCGATCGACTACGGCGTGATGGAGCCCGCCGCGCCGGGCATGAACACCTGGGTCGTCCCCGGCTCGTTCGGCTGGAGCGACGTGGGGGACTGGCGCGCCGTCTACGATGTCCGCGAGAAGGACCAGGCCGGCAACGCGGTCGAGGGCGACGTGATCGTCCACAACACGAGCCGGTCCTACGTGCGCGCCAAGGGCAAGCTGATCGTCCTCGTCGGTGTGCAGGACCTCGCGGTCGTCGACGCGGGCGACGCCCTGCTGGTGTGCAAGATGGACGCGACGCAGCAGGTGAAGAACATCGTGGACTACCTCGGCTCGCACGGCCTGGAAGAGTACGTCTGACCCGGCACGGCTCCCCGGTTTCGGCGCCCGGCTTCCTGGACGAGGCTGGGCGCTTTGCGTTACGGCACCCATGCGAGGGCCTTAACCGTTTCGTCACAAAAAGACGCACATCCGGGTGCAACCATCCAGAGACAGTGACGTAGCAGTCGGCAAGTGACCAGGCGGTCACCTAGTGACCTGACGTTCACATTCTACGCCACTCGATGGAAGCTGCTGCCCTCTCCCGCCGGGACCGCGAGCGCCTCGCTCGCCGCACCGACATCCTCGCCGCCGCCCGCGCCGTCTTCGCCGAGCATGGCTACGAGCAGGCCACGCTCGACGAGATCGCCGAGCGTGCCGAGTTCGGGAAAGGGACCCTCTACAACTACTTCCCCGACGGCAAGGAAGAACTCTTCTTCACGCTTTTCGAAGAGGTCGTCGTCGACGGGATCCGCCGCGTGATCGACGCGTCGTTTCCCGACGCCGAGCCGCTGGACACGCCGCAGGCTGCCCGGAACGCCTTCCACGGCCTGATCGAAGGGCTGCTGACGCACTTCGAGGTCAACCGCGAGTCGATGATGATCTTCATGAAGGAGGGCCACCGGATGGTCGTCTCGGCGGACCGGAACGAGGCGGCCGCCCTGCACTGGCTGGGCATCATGGAGGCCGTGCAGCGCCCCGTCGAGGCCGCGATGGCGCACGGTGCGCTCCGCGCGCTCCCGGCCCACCCCATTGCCCACCTCATCATGAGCAACGTGCGCGGCGTCATCATGGCCGAGGTCGACGCCGAGTGCGACCCGTCGGGGACGTTCGAGGCGCGCCCGCTCGGCTCCCCGACCGAGACGGCGGACTTCATCACGTCAGTTCTTTTCGACGGCCTACTGCCCCGCGACTAAACGCTGTCACCCCAGCTTCTTATGCTGACGCATCCAACGCCCAGCACCATGCGCTTCCTCCTCCTGCCCCTCCTCCTCGTGGCCCTCTCGGCGCAGGCGCAGACGCCCGTCTCCGCCCGCACCGGTGCCGCGCCCGCGCCTACCGACAACGGGACCGAAGGCTCCGCCGCAGGCGTGCTTTCGCTCTCGCTCGAAGAGGCGATCCAGGTCGCGCTCGAGCGGAACTACGCTGTCCGCACGGCCGCGCTCGATGTCGCCACGGCGCAGGCGCAGGTCCGCGAGGCGTGGGGGCAGGTCCTGCCCAGCGCCGACGTGTCGAGCTCGTACACGCGCAACCTCGTCCAGGCCAACCCCTTCGCGGGGTCCGACGCGGGCGGGTTCTTCGACAGCTTCGGCGCGATCAGTTGGCTGGCGTTCAACGAAGGGGCGCGCACCGACGGCGACCCGGCGACCGAGCCGATCACCTTCGGCGAGTTCCGAGACCGCCAGAACCAGGGCTTTGCCGATGCCGGGATCGTTCAAAACGAGAACGACAACCCGTTCGGCGTCGCCAACCAGTTCCAGAACACGCTCTCGATCTCGCAGACGCTCTACAACGGGAGCGCGTTCGCGGCCATCCGGGGGGCGCAGAGCCTGAAAGACATCAACCAGGCCGCCCTCACCCAGCAGCAGCAAACCGCTATCGACCAGACGCGGCAGCTCTACTACGGGGCGCTTCTGGCGCAGGAGCAGGTCGGGGTCGTCCGGGCGAGCGTAGCGCGGACGCAGGCAACGCTCGGCGAGACGGCCCGCCGCGTGGCGCAGGGCGTGCTCCCGAAGTTCGAGCGGCTCACGGCCGAGGTCGAGGTCTCGAACCAGCAGACAGCGCTCATCGAGGCCCAGAACGGCGCGGCCCTCGCCCGGAACAACCTGCTCTTCGCGCTCGGCCTGCCGGTGAACCAGGAGGTCGCGCTCGCCGGCGACCTCGACCTGCCGCGCGACACGTTCTTCGACACCGTCTCGCTGGACGACGCCGTGGCGACGGCCCTCGAGCGGCGCCCCGACCTCGAGCAGGCCCGCCTGGCGATTGAACTGCAGAAGGTCAACCGAGGCATCACGCAGTCCGAGTACTTCCCGAGCCTGAGCGCGTTCGCCAACCTGAGCTACATCGGCAACGTCCCCGACGACCGCACCTCGGTTCTCCAGGGCAACGACCCGAACGACCCCTTCGCCGTCACGAGCGCCTCGCGCGGGTTCTTCGACGAGAGCTACTGGGACCCGAACGTTTCGGTCGGGGTGCAGCTTTCGTGGAACCTATTCAACGGCTTCCAGACGAGCCGCCGCGTGCAGCAGCGCACGATCGAGGTGCAGAAGGCCGAGATCGCGCTCGAACAGGGCGTGCAGGGCGCGGTGCTCGAAGTGGAGCAGGCGCTCCGTAACCTCGCCTCGTCGCGCCAGCGGATCGCCGGGCAGCAGCAGACCGTCGAGACGGCGCAGGTGGCCTACGACTTCGCCGCCGAGCGTCTCGGGACCGGCCTCGCCACGCAGATTGATGTCCGCCTCGCCTCGACCCAGCTCGACCAGGCCCAGCTCGGCTACCTCCAGGCCGCCTTCGACTACCTCGTCGCCCGCAGCGCGCTCCAGCGCGCCGTTGGCGTCGTCCTCCCCGAACCCATCGGCACGAGCGAATTCACCCTGACCTCCATCGAATGACCGGGACGCCCCCAAACCGTGTACGGGCGGGTCTGAGACCCGCTCCTGCGTTCGCATCACCGCCGCTCCTGAACCCATGACCTACTCTCTGTCCAGCACCCTTGCTCGCCTTTCTTGCGGCTACCGCCTCGCCGCCCTCGCGCTGCTGATCCCGATGCTCTTCCTCCTCGCCGCCTGCGGTGGCGACGCCGAGGACCCGGAGGCCGGCGCGCCAGAGGCCGAGGGCGAAGCCGCCGAGATGGTCGCTCCGGCGACGCCCGTCGAGGTCGTCCAGATCGAGGCGGGCACCTTCCGCGACGTGATCGAACTGACGGGCACCGTCGAGGCCCCGGACGACGCGACGCTCTCGGCCGAGGCCGGTGGGACGCTCGTCGCGCTCGCCCCGCTCGGGACGCGCGTCGGGCGCGGTGGGGCTGTCGCCCAGGTCAACGCGACGCTGAACCGGGCGGTCGTGGCGCAGGCCGAAGCCGCGCTCGAGGCGGCCGAGGCACAGGCGGCGCTCGCCGAGGACCAGTACCGCCGCCAGGAGCCGCTCCTGGCCGACTCCATCATCTCAGCAGCCGAGTTCGAGGGCGTCCGCACGCAGCAGGCGGCGGCGCGGGCAGGTGTGGCGCAGGCGCGGGCGGCGCTCGCCCAGGCGCGCGAGCAGCTCGCCAACACCCGCGTCTCGGCCCCGTTCACCGGGACCGTCGAGCAGCACTTCGTCGAGCGCGGCGAGCAGGTCGCGCCGGGGACGCCCGTGGCCCGGCTCGTCTCGACAAGCACGGTCGAGATCGCAGCCGGGGTGCCGGAGCGCTACGCCAACGACATCCGGCAGGGGACGCCGGTCCGCATCGTACCGACGGCCTACGGCCTCGGCGAGACAGCGGGCGAGGTTACGTTCGTCGGCAGCGCCATCAACGCGCAGAACCGGACCTTCCCCATCGAGGTCGCGATTGACAACCGGGACCGGACGCTCAAGCCAGCGATGATCGCCCGGCTGTACGTCACGCGGTCGGTCCTGGAGGATGTCCTCGCCGTGCCGCTGACGGCCATTGTCCGCGACGAGCGCGGGGCGAGCGTGTTCGTCGCCGTGCCTGAAGCCGACGGCTACGTCGCCGAAAACCGGGTCGTCGAGACCGGCGCGGCCTCGGGCGGGCGCGTTGTCATCGCGAGCGGGATCGCCTCGGGCGACCGCATCGTCGTGGCTGGGCAGACCCAGATCGCCACCGGCGACCGCCTCCGCATCACCGAGGTCGCCACGGCCGGCCTCGCCGCCTCGCTAGAATGACCGCCGCATGGGCGGGTTTGCCGTAAGGGCGGGTTTCGGACCCGCCCCTAGCGTCTGCCCGTCTCCACCGTCCGCCTACTACCACGCCTAAATCCTCGGCGTCATGAAAATCACCAACCTCGCCATCGGGAACCGCATCGCCGTCGTCGTGCTGACGGTGGTCCTCGTCGTGGGCGGCCTGATCGCCTACGTCTCGATCCCCAAAGAGGCCGAGCCCGAGATCGAGTTCGCCACGGTCGTCGTGACGACGGTCTACCCCGGGGCCAGCCCGGACGACATCGAGTCCATCCTCACGCAGGAGATCGAGCGCGAGGTCGTCTCGGTCGACGGCATCGACGACCTGCGGAGCATCTCGTCCGAGAGCGTCTCGACGGTCATCATCGAGTTCACGCCGGACGTGGACGTGGACAACGCCATCATCGACGTGCGCGAGGCCGTGGACCGCGCCAAAGTCGACTGGCCGGTCGAGGTCGAGGAGCCCATCGTCTCGGAGATCGACACGAGCGAGTTTCCGGTGATCACGGTCAACCTCGCGGCGAACTACTCGCTGGCCCAGCTCCGCGACGTGTCCGAAGACCTCCAGGACGAGATCGAGAGCGTCCCCGGCATCCTCGAAGTCGACCTCATCGGCGGGCTGACGCGCGAGGTGCAGGTGGACGTGGACCTCGCGGCGCTCCAGGGCTACAACCTCACCTTCGGCGACGTCATCGAGACCGTCCAGCGGGAGAACATCAACATCCCCGGCGGCTCGGTCGACGTGGACCGGCAGAACTACCTCGTCCGCGTCAACGGCGACCTCGACACGCCGGAGCAGATCAACGACCTCGTGATCGACGCGCCGGGCGGGCGGCCGATCTACGTCCGCGACGTGGCCGAGGCGCGGCTCGGCTTCCGCGAGCGCAGCACCTACGCCCGCCTCCAGGTCCTCCGCACCGAGGTCGAGGACGGCGAGTACGTCGTCAACCCCGACCCGGTCAACCTGAACGTGGTCTCGCTGAGCGTCAAGAAGCGCCCCGGCACCAACATCATCGAGGTCGTCGACCGCGTCCGCGAGACCGTCGCCGAGTACCCGCTTCCGGGCGGGACCGAAGTGACGTTCACGGGGGATTCGTCGGAGAACGTCGAGACGCTCGTGAGCGACCTCGAGAACAACATCATCTCGGGGCTGATCTTCGTCGTCCTCGTGCTGCTCTTCTTCCTCGGGGTGCGCAACGCGACGCTCGTCGGGCTCGCGATCCCGCTCTCGATGTTCCTCTCGTTCGTGATCTTCGCGGTGATGGGGCAGACGCTGAACTTCATCATCCTGTTCAGCCTGATTATCGCGCTCGGGATGATGGTCGACAACGCGGTCGTGATCATCGAGAACATCTACCGCTACCGCGAGATGGGCTACGGGCGCTGGGAGGCGGCGCGCCTCGGGACGGGCGAGGTCGGCCTCGCCGTCGCGGCTTCGACCGCGACGACGGTCGCGGCGTTCGCGCCGATGCTGCTCTGGCCGGGCATCATCGGCAAGTTCATGAGCTACATGCCGCTCACGCTCATCGTCGTGCTCTCGTCGAGCCTGTTCGTCGCGCTCGTGATCAACCCGGTCGTGACGGGGTACTTCATGCGGCTCGACGGCGAGGAGGCCCCGAAGCGGAGTCGCCGCTTCCGCCTCGGGGCAACCGCCGCGATCGTCTTTCTCGGGATTGTCCTCGCGCTCGCCAACTGGAAGACGTTCGTCGTCCTCGCCGTGGCGGTCCCGCTGCTGTATTTCCTCCAGACGCGCGTCCTGGGCCCGTTCTCCAAGCGGTTTCAGGAGGAGACCGTCCCGCGCCAGACCGCGCGCTACCGCGCCTTCCTGACGTGGATGCTGGAGCGCGACTACAGCGAGGACCGGGCGATGCTCCGCAACACGTTCGCGCTCAGCAGCTTCACGCTCGGCGCGCTCCTCCTCATCGGCGGGGCGATGCTGGGCGGCGTGAGCCAGCCGGCCTCCCTCCTCCTCCTCGTCCCCGGCGGCCTCCTCCTCGCTGTCGGCGCGCTCGGGATCCTCTTCCACGCGCTCGAAACGATCATGCTCGGGCGGATGGGGTCGGTCAAGGGCGGGGCCATCTTCGGCGCGGTCGTAGGCACCCTCTGCCTGCTCCTGTGGTTCGGAGGGCGGATCGAGGAGCCGATCATCATCCTGGAGCTGATGGCGCTCCCGGCGGTCATCGTCGTCTTCGGGCTGATCGGCGCGGCGGTTCTCGGAGACCGGACGCGGCTCGTCCTCACCGACAACCGGGCGCGGCTCTTGACGGCGACGCTCGCCGCGCTCGTCGCCATCTTCGGCCTCTTTGCCCTCGCCCCGACGGGCGTCGAGTTCTTCCCGCCCAACGACCCCAACTTCATCGAGGTCAACGTCGAGGCCCCGCTCGGAACCAACATCGAGGCGTCGAACGCGATTGCCAACGAGGCCTACAACCGGATCGAGCAGGTGCTCGCCGAGAACGACGCCAGCGAGGAGAACGTCAAGACCGTCCTCACGCGCGTCGGCGTCGGCGGCGACGTGCTCTTCGGCGGCGGCTCGGCCAGCCCCGAGTACAGCACGGTCACGCTCACGATGAAGGACTTCTCCGACCGCGCCGAGCCGAGCACGCTGACCATCCGCAAGATCCGCGAGCAGCTCCAGGGCATCCCCGGCACCTCGATTGAGATCGTCAAGGACCAGAACGGCCCGCCGACCGGGCGCCCGGTCAACATCGAGGTCGCGGGCGAGGACTTCGACCAGATCGTCAGCGTCTCGCAAGAGCTCAAGCAGCGCCTCGTCCGCGGCGCGACGGAGCTCGACCCCGAGACGGGCGAGCCGGTCCTCGCCGGCCTCGTCGACATCTCGGACGACCTCGACACGGGCCGCCCCCAGTTCCAGGTCGACGTCGACCGCGAGCGCGCGGCGCAGTTCGGGCTTTCGACGCGCCAGATCTCGCAGACCATCCAGGCTGCGATCAACGGCTTCGAGACGAGCACCTTCCGCACGGGCGAGGACGAGTACGACATCGTCGTCCGCCTCCGCAAGCAGGACCGCGAGAGCCTCGAAGCCCTCCGCAGCCTGACGATCCTCTACGAGGGCCAGCAGATCCCGCTCGTCTCGGTTGCCGACATCTCGATCGGCACCGGGCTGGGCAACATCACGCGGCTCGACCAGGAGCGCGTCGTGAGCGTCTCCGGCGGGGCCGCCGAGGGGGTCAACGGCAACGCGCTGCTCGGGACCGTCCAGGGCTACCTCGCCGACTACGTCGAGAACGAGGTCCCGCCCGGCATCACGATCCGCTACACCGGCGAGAGCGAAGACCAAGCCGAGAGCTTCGGCTTCCTCACGACGGCCCTCCTGATCGCGCTTGCGCTCATCACGATCATCCTGCTCTTGCAGTTCAACTCGGTCGGCAACACGCTCATCATCATGATCGCAACCGGGCTGTCCCTCATTGGCGTGATGCTTGGGCTGATCCTCACGCGGACGCCCTTCGGGCTGATGACGTTCATCGGGCTGATCTCGCTCGCCGGGATCGTGGTCAACAACGCGATCGTGCTCATCGACTACATCGAGCAACTCCGCAGCCGGGGGCTGGAGAAGCAGGAGGCCGTGATCGAGGGCGGGGCGACGCGCCTCCGGCCGGTGATTCTGACCGCGCTCACGACGGTGATCGGCCTCGTCCCCCTCACGTTCGGGCTGAACATCGACTTCGTCGGCCTCCTCACGGACCTCGACCCGGCCTTTGCCCTCGGCTCGGAGAACACGCAGTTCTGGGGACCGATGGGGACGGCGATCATCTCGGGCCTGACGTTTGCGACCTTCCTCACGCTCGTCATCGTCCCGGTGATGTATTCGACGTTCGACTCGCTGGCGACCCGGCTGTCGTCGTCCCGGGCGGAGCAGGCCACGCCAGACACCTCGGACGACGCGCTCGCGCCGGCGGGGACGCTCACGCCGGCCGCCGTCCCGGTCGCCGGACGCGGCGACGGCGGCCCGATGACCGAGAAGCCCACGACGCGGAGCTAACCCACTAACCTATTCTCGTCGTGACCCGGCTCTCGCTCCTGGAAGCACGACTCCGGCGCTGGTTCCGCCTCTTTCTCCCACTGTGGGTGAGCTGGGCCGTCACAGCCTTTGTGGCTGCCGAGTTGGTGGATGCGCAGCCTCCGGAGGCTCCGTGGTGGCACAGTGTCGTACTTCCCATTCTCGTGGGCGGTCTGGTCGCAGCGGGGGGCGCATGGCTGGAGACGGGCGTGCTGGCGCGGGCCGGGCGGCGCCTGCCGCTTGGCCTCACGCTTGCCCTGCGCACGGCGCTCTACGCCCTCGTCGTAGCCGCGGCCCTCGCCGTGATGATCGTGCGAGTGCTTCCCGCGCTGACGGGACTGCCCTTGAGCACGCTCATCGAGGACGTTGGTGTGGAGCAGACCATCCGGCGGTTCTGGTCCGTGCTCGTGCTGCTCGTGCTCGGCTCGTTCGTGATCAACCTCGCGCTGCAACTCCGCCGCGTGCTCGGCGGGGGCACGCTGTGGGCGCTGCTCGTGGGCCGCTACCTCCGCCCGACCCCGGAAGAGCGCCTCTTCATGTTCCTCGACCTGACCGACTCGACGGCGATTGCCGAGCGCCTCGGCCCGTTCCGGTTCACGGACTTCAAGAACGACTTCTTCGCCGACGTCGCCCAGCCAGTGCTGACGACCCGCGGCCAGATCTACCAGTACGTCGGCGACGAGGTGGTGATCACATGGCCGATGGCGCAGGGCCTCCGCGGCGGCGCGTTCCTTCGGTGCTTCTTTCTTCTCGAAGACCGGGTCCAGCGCCGCGCCGCGTACTACCAGGCGACCTATGGCTGCGTGCCTGCGTTCAAGGCGGGCTGCCACGGCGGCGAAGTCGTGACCGCGTTCATCGGGGACCTCAAGAGCGACCTCGCCTACTCGGGCGATGTCGTCAACACAGCGGCGCGGATCGAGGGCCAGTGCCGGCCGCTCGGGTACCGCTTGCTCATCTCCGACACGCTCCTGGAGCGCTGCCCGCTGCCCGACGGGCTGACGGCCGAGGAGGTCGGCACCGTCCTGCTTCGCGGAAAGGCTGAAGCCCTCCAACTCTACAGCATCAGTGGACCGAGACCGGAGCAGGCGTCGGAGCACGAACGGACTGCCGCCGTGCCTTCGGGGTAATTCGCTCGACGCAGGCCCGCGCGCTGCATTCTGTCTCTCACCTCTTTTCTCTGGCTTCTCATGAGCGCCTTCGTCCGCCTTCAGCACCTCCTCCCGCAGCACGGGCTGTCCCGCGCCGTGGGCCTCCTCGCGTCGTCCGAGGTGCCGTGGATTCGGGAGCCACTGATCCGCCTCTTCGCCAGCGTCTACGGTATCGATATGACCGAGGCTGAGCGTCCCGACCTCGCCAGCTACCGCTCGTTCAACGATTTCTTTACCCGCGCTCTCGTCTCCAGCGCCCGCCCCATCGACCCGGCATCGGACTCGGTCGTCAGCCCGGCCGACGGGGCGGTGAGCCAGACGGGAATCATCGAGCAGGGCGAGCTGATCCAGGCCAAAGGCATCCGCTACCCGTTCGGCGCGCTCGCCGACGTGTGCGCCGGTCCCGGCTTCGAGGGCGGGGCCTTCGTGACGGTCTACCTCTCGCCGAAGGACTACCACCGGGTCCACCTCCCGCTCGCCGGGCGGCTCGTGCGGACGGTCGCCGTCCCCGGCCGACTGTTCTCGGTCAACGCCACGACCGAGGCCGGGGTCGAGGGCCTGTTCGCCGTCAACGAGCGCTTGGTGATGGAGTTCGAGACCGACGCCGGCCGGATGCTCGTGGTGATGGTGGGAGCGATGATCGTGGCGAGCATCGAGACGGTGTGGCCCGGCCCACGCTCGCCGTACCAGACGAAGCAGGTAACCGAGCACGACCTCGCGTTCGAGAAGGGGGCCGAGATTGGACGGTTTCTCCTCGGCAGCAGCGTCGTCCTCGCCTTCGAGCAAGGCCGCGTCCGGCTCGACGAGGCGCTGGCCCCAGGCTTCGTCGTGCGGATGGGCGAGGCCGTCGGCTCGGAGGTCGCCGCCTGATTCTCCTGGGCGATAACGTTTCGATCACACCAGCGCACCTAACCCTGCTGTAGCGTACCATCCCCCAGGACCTACCCACGTGGCCGAACTCGCACTAGGCCGCCGCGTTGCAGCCGCTCAATCCGCCACCGCCTTGTCCATGCGTTTCGCTCTTCTGTGCGTGCTCGCGGCGATGCTTACCGCCTCGCCCGCCCGCGCTCAGTATCCCGCCCCCGCCGACTCCGTCGCGGCGACGCTGGACCCGGCTTCGGACGACGAAGCGAACCAGGCGTCCGACCCGGACCGGGTTCCGTACGAGACCGAGACGAACCTCGGTGCGCACGTCCTCGCGCTTCCGGCTACGGTCTGGGGTGGCGTGGCCTACCTCTTCCGCTCGCTCGTGCTCTACGCCGAGTACAGCGGCAATATCGAGCGCGCCGAGCGGCTGCTCCAGAACCGGCCGCCCGTCTACGCGCTCCCGACGCTGAGCGTGGGCGGGCGCGAGGGTCTCGCGGGCGGGCTGACGGTCTTCGCCACCGAGGGGCTACTCGGCGGGCAGCGCAGCGGGCGGATCGGCGGTTTCTACGCGGCCGACGGCTCATACGCTGCCTCCGGCCGGTTCAACGACGGGGGCCTCTTCGGCAGCCCGCTTCGCCTGCTCGTCAGCGGAGGCTACGAGCGCGATGCCGAGGAGCGCTTCTTCGCCCTCGGCAACGACAGCGACGACGACGAACTGATCGACTACGCCTTCGAGCAGGGCCTGGCCGGGATGGGGTTCGAGCTACCCGTCGGCGCGCACGTCCGCCTCGGGGCCGACGGCGAGTTCAAGCACTACGAGGTGACGAGCTTCGACGAGGAAGGCGGCACGCCCTTCCCCGCCGACAGCGTCGCCGGGTTCGGCGGGGCGGACTTCCTCTCGGCTGGGGCGACGTTCGTGCTCGACTTCAGCCGGGCCGGGGGGCTCTACGCCCCGCGCACGGTCGGCGGGACCGAACTGATCCTCGGGGTCCGCTACGGCACCGACGTCTCGGCGGCCCCCGCCGGCGGCCCGCTCGGCTACCTCCGCACCTCGGCCGAGGTGAGGCAGTTCGTCCCGGTTCCCTTCCTCGCCCCCGAGCGGCGGCTCGCGCTCCGCGCCCGCCTCGTCCGCGTCAACGCACCGGGCGGCGACACGGTGCCGTTCTACGAACTCGCCACACTCGGCGGGCCGGACGACCTGCGCGGCTTCCGCTTCGACCGCTTCCGCGACCAGGGCAGTCTGCTCGTCACCGCCGAGTACCGCTGGCCCATCTTCAACACCTTCGACGCCGTCCTCTTCACCGACGCCGGGCAGGTCTTCGACGACTTTGAGGAGATCGGCCTTGAGGAATTCCACTTCGACTTCGGCGGCGGCTTCCGCGTCTTCGGGGCCGGAGGCGTCGCCGCCCGCGTCGAACTCGCCTTCAGCCCCGAAGGCCCGCCGCGCCTGATCGCCCAAGTGGGAACCTCGTTCTGATGACGCACCGCACGCTCCTTCTCCTCCTCGTCCTCGGACTCGCCGGGTGCGCCGGCACGAAGCCCTACACGACGGGGCCGGTCAAGACGTTCGACCCGGACAACCGCGACATCTCGCGCCCGGCGGAGGCGCGCGAGAACCAGTACTGGGACCCCATCGACCGGACGTTCTTCTACCAAATCCAGAAGCCGCTCGACCTCAACTGGCTCGGTCGGAAAATCGGGCAAGGGCTGGGCCTCGTCGGGCCGAAGGAGGCGCAGAACGTCAACACGCTCGACGAGGTGCCGAACTCGTCGTGGTTCACGCAGCGGCACTTCTACTTCCCGATGTCCGAGGCCGAGCTCCGGCGCGGCCCGAACGTCACCGACGGGCCGGACCTCTCGGCGTGGACCGTGATCGCGGGCAAGAGCGAGGGCAAGACGAAGGGCTTTACGATCGAGGACGCGCGCGGCGACCGCTACGTCATCAAGTTCGACGGCCCGAACTTCCCCGAACTGACCTCCTCGGCCGAGGTCATCGCAACCAAGATCTACCACGCGGCGGGCTACTTCGTCCCCCAGAACACCGTCACCTACTTCGACCCGGCGATCCTGTCGCTTGGCCCCGAGGCCGAGGTCGAAGTCGAGGGCCGCGAGCGCCGGATGACCGACGCCGACCTCGCCGCGATCCTCGACCCGCAGCCGCGCCGCGCCGACGGGCGCATCCGGGCGATGGCGAGCAAGTACGTCGACGGCCGCCCCATCGGCATCTGGACCTTCCGGGGCACCAAGCGCGACGACCCCAACGACCGCGTCCGCCACGAGCACCGCCGCGAGCTGCGCGGCCTGTCGGTGCTCGGAAGCTGGATCAACGACGCCGACCGCCGCAACGCCAACACGCTCTCGGTCTACACGACGGACGTGCGCGCCGGTGCCGATGGCAGCCCCGACACGGCGCGCTACATCAAGCACTACGTCCTCGACATGGGGTCCACGCTCGGCGCGAACGGCTCGGGCACCCACGTCGTGCAGCACGGGCAGGAGTACCTCTTCGACCCGCGCACGATGGCCTACCAGACCGTCACCCTCGGCCTCGACCCAAAGCCGTGGGAGTTCCAGCCGCTGGAGATCAAGTACCCGTCGGTTGGCTACTTCACGGCGGAGTATTTCGAGCCGGAGGACTGGGTGATGGTCCACCCGAACCCGGCCTACGAGTACCGCACCGACCGCGACGGCTTCTGGGGCGCGAAGCGCGTCATGGCTTTCACCGAAGCCGAGGTCCGCGCGATCGTGGACGAGGGCCAGCTTACCAATCCAGAGGCTGAGGAGTACCTCGT
This region includes:
- a CDS encoding efflux RND transporter permease subunit; this encodes MKITNLAIGNRIAVVVLTVVLVVGGLIAYVSIPKEAEPEIEFATVVVTTVYPGASPDDIESILTQEIEREVVSVDGIDDLRSISSESVSTVIIEFTPDVDVDNAIIDVREAVDRAKVDWPVEVEEPIVSEIDTSEFPVITVNLAANYSLAQLRDVSEDLQDEIESVPGILEVDLIGGLTREVQVDVDLAALQGYNLTFGDVIETVQRENINIPGGSVDVDRQNYLVRVNGDLDTPEQINDLVIDAPGGRPIYVRDVAEARLGFRERSTYARLQVLRTEVEDGEYVVNPDPVNLNVVSLSVKKRPGTNIIEVVDRVRETVAEYPLPGGTEVTFTGDSSENVETLVSDLENNIISGLIFVVLVLLFFLGVRNATLVGLAIPLSMFLSFVIFAVMGQTLNFIILFSLIIALGMMVDNAVVIIENIYRYREMGYGRWEAARLGTGEVGLAVAASTATTVAAFAPMLLWPGIIGKFMSYMPLTLIVVLSSSLFVALVINPVVTGYFMRLDGEEAPKRSRRFRLGATAAIVFLGIVLALANWKTFVVLAVAVPLLYFLQTRVLGPFSKRFQEETVPRQTARYRAFLTWMLERDYSEDRAMLRNTFALSSFTLGALLLIGGAMLGGVSQPASLLLLVPGGLLLAVGALGILFHALETIMLGRMGSVKGGAIFGAVVGTLCLLLWFGGRIEEPIIILELMALPAVIVVFGLIGAAVLGDRTRLVLTDNRARLLTATLAALVAIFGLFALAPTGVEFFPPNDPNFIEVNVEAPLGTNIEASNAIANEAYNRIEQVLAENDASEENVKTVLTRVGVGGDVLFGGGSASPEYSTVTLTMKDFSDRAEPSTLTIRKIREQLQGIPGTSIEIVKDQNGPPTGRPVNIEVAGEDFDQIVSVSQELKQRLVRGATELDPETGEPVLAGLVDISDDLDTGRPQFQVDVDRERAAQFGLSTRQISQTIQAAINGFETSTFRTGEDEYDIVVRLRKQDRESLEALRSLTILYEGQQIPLVSVADISIGTGLGNITRLDQERVVSVSGGAAEGVNGNALLGTVQGYLADYVENEVPPGITIRYTGESEDQAESFGFLTTALLIALALITIILLLQFNSVGNTLIIMIATGLSLIGVMLGLILTRTPFGLMTFIGLISLAGIVVNNAIVLIDYIEQLRSRGLEKQEAVIEGGATRLRPVILTALTTVIGLVPLTFGLNIDFVGLLTDLDPAFALGSENTQFWGPMGTAIISGLTFATFLTLVIVPVMYSTFDSLATRLSSSRAEQATPDTSDDALAPAGTLTPAAVPVAGRGDGGPMTEKPTTRS
- a CDS encoding TolC family protein, with product MRFLLLPLLLVALSAQAQTPVSARTGAAPAPTDNGTEGSAAGVLSLSLEEAIQVALERNYAVRTAALDVATAQAQVREAWGQVLPSADVSSSYTRNLVQANPFAGSDAGGFFDSFGAISWLAFNEGARTDGDPATEPITFGEFRDRQNQGFADAGIVQNENDNPFGVANQFQNTLSISQTLYNGSAFAAIRGAQSLKDINQAALTQQQQTAIDQTRQLYYGALLAQEQVGVVRASVARTQATLGETARRVAQGVLPKFERLTAEVEVSNQQTALIEAQNGAALARNNLLFALGLPVNQEVALAGDLDLPRDTFFDTVSLDDAVATALERRPDLEQARLAIELQKVNRGITQSEYFPSLSAFANLSYIGNVPDDRTSVLQGNDPNDPFAVTSASRGFFDESYWDPNVSVGVQLSWNLFNGFQTSRRVQQRTIEVQKAEIALEQGVQGAVLEVEQALRNLASSRQRIAGQQQTVETAQVAYDFAAERLGTGLATQIDVRLASTQLDQAQLGYLQAAFDYLVARSALQRAVGVVLPEPIGTSEFTLTSIE
- a CDS encoding helix-turn-helix domain-containing protein, with the translated sequence MEAAALSRRDRERLARRTDILAAARAVFAEHGYEQATLDEIAERAEFGKGTLYNYFPDGKEELFFTLFEEVVVDGIRRVIDASFPDAEPLDTPQAARNAFHGLIEGLLTHFEVNRESMMIFMKEGHRMVVSADRNEAAALHWLGIMEAVQRPVEAAMAHGALRALPAHPIAHLIMSNVRGVIMAEVDAECDPSGTFEARPLGSPTETADFITSVLFDGLLPRD
- a CDS encoding efflux RND transporter periplasmic adaptor subunit, with protein sequence MTYSLSSTLARLSCGYRLAALALLIPMLFLLAACGGDAEDPEAGAPEAEGEAAEMVAPATPVEVVQIEAGTFRDVIELTGTVEAPDDATLSAEAGGTLVALAPLGTRVGRGGAVAQVNATLNRAVVAQAEAALEAAEAQAALAEDQYRRQEPLLADSIISAAEFEGVRTQQAAARAGVAQARAALAQAREQLANTRVSAPFTGTVEQHFVERGEQVAPGTPVARLVSTSTVEIAAGVPERYANDIRQGTPVRIVPTAYGLGETAGEVTFVGSAINAQNRTFPIEVAIDNRDRTLKPAMIARLYVTRSVLEDVLAVPLTAIVRDERGASVFVAVPEADGYVAENRVVETGAASGGRVVIASGIASGDRIVVAGQTQIATGDRLRITEVATAGLAASLE